Proteins encoded together in one Impatiens glandulifera chromosome 1, dImpGla2.1, whole genome shotgun sequence window:
- the LOC124910532 gene encoding 26S proteasome non-ATPase regulatory subunit 14 homolog, producing the protein MERLQRMFAGAGGALGHPPPDSPTLDSSEQVYISSLALLKMLKHGRAGVPMEVMGLMLGEFVDEYTVRVVDVFAMPQSGTGVSVEAVDHVFQTNMLDMLKQTGRPEMVVGWYHSHPGFGCWLSGVDINTQQSFEALNQRAVAVVVDPIQSVKGKVVIDAFRLINPQTMMLGQEPRQTTSNLGHLNKPSIQALIHGLNRHYYSIAINYRKNELEEKMLLNLHKKKWTDGLTLQRFDTHSKTNEQTVQEMLSLAIKYNKAVQEEDELSPEKLAIANVGRQDAKKHLEEHVSNLMSSNIVQTLGTMLDTVVF; encoded by the exons ATGGAGAGATTGCAAAGAATGTTCGCCGGCGCTGGAGGTGCGTTGGGGCACCCGCCGCCAGATTCTCCCACTCTTGACTCGTCAGAGCAGGTTTACATTTCCTCACTTGCCCTACTGAAAATGCTCAAACACG GGAGAGCAGGAGTTCCAATGGAAGTCATGGGTTTGATGTTGGGGGAATTTGTAGATGAGTATACTGTCCGTGTTGTTGACGTTTTCGCCATGCCTCAGAGTGGTACTGGTGTAAGTGTTGAAGCCGTTGATCATGTCTTCCAGACGAACATGCTTGATATGCTTAAACAAACTGGAAG ACCTGAAATGGTGGTTGGTTGGTACCATTCTCACCCTGGATTTGGATGTTGGCTATCTGGTGTCGACATTAATACTCAACAG AGTTTTGAAGCACTAAATCAGAGGGCTGTAGCTGTGGTGGTGGATCCCATACAAAGTGTGAAAGGAAAGGTGGTTATTGATGCTTTCCGTTTAATAAATCCACAAACTATGATGCTTGGCCAAGAGCCAAGGCAGACAACATCAAACCTTGGGCATCTTAACAAACCTTCCATTCAA GCACTAATCCATGGATTGAATAGGCATTATTATTCAATAGCTATTAACTACAGGAAGAACGAACTTGAGGAGAAGATGTTACTGAATCTTCATAAGAAGAAATGGACTGATGGATTAACACTCCAACGGTTTGATACCCATTCCAAAACCAATGAGCAAACTGTTCAG GAAATGTTGAGTCTGGCAATTAAGTACAACAAGGCGGTGCAAGAAGAGGATGAGCTGTCCCCGGAAAAACTAGCAATTGCAAACGTGGGAAGGCAGGACGCCAAGAAACATCTAGAAGAGCATGTCTCCAACTTAATGTCTTCCAACATTGTTCAGACATTGGGTACCATGTTGGATACAGTGGTCTTCTAG
- the LOC124910520 gene encoding dnaJ homolog subfamily C member 24, which produces MLLIDNPTGRTYYEILGAKEDASYEELKTSYRSSILNSHPDKLQNTSLENVDDESQEKFLEVQKAWEILGNSRSRVAYDNKLEELRHDSFAAEEISLKDLTVEIVGEVVEMFYQCRCGDYYSIDSSELEGMGYKLFRRDESKISLQMSDALPSYVLLSCGSCSLRIHLTLNSDMEIQTDDDLSKFR; this is translated from the coding sequence ATGTTATTGATTGACAATCCAACTGGTAGAACCTACTATGAAATTCTAGGAGCTAAGGAAGATGCAAGCTATGAAGAACTTAAAACTAGCTACCGCTCATCCATCCTCAATTCTCATCCAGATAAACTGCAAAATACATCTCTAGAAAACGTTGATGATGAGTCCCAAGAGAAATTTCTGGAGGTGCAGAAGGCTTGGGAAATCCTGGGAAACTCAAGGTCACGTGTAGCCTACGATAATAAACTTGAAGAATTGAGACATGATTCGTTTGCTGCAGAAGAGATTAGCTTAAAGGATTTGACGGTTGAAATTGTTGGTGAAGTTGTGGAGATGTTTTATCAGTGTAGATGTGGTGACTATTACTCTATTGATTCTTCAGAGTTGGAGGGAATGGGTTATAAGTTGTTTAGAAGGGATGAAAGTAAGATTTCCTTGCAAATGTCGGATGCGTTGCCATCTTATGTGCTTCTTTCTTGTGGATCTTGCTCCCTTAGAATCCATCTTACATTGAACTCGGATATGGAGATTCAAACTGATGATGATTTGTCCAAGTTTAGATAG